The following are encoded in a window of Saccharothrix longispora genomic DNA:
- a CDS encoding Hsp70 family protein, with amino-acid sequence MRVLSVDLGTSNTVAVLAAHGRPPRVVEVDGSATMPSAVYCEEDGTLVVGRDAERRARLDPSRFEPNPKRRVDDGALLLGDNVVPVSDALAAVLRRVLDETTRQLGGEPVDEIRLTHPAQWGPTRRNVLLSAARLAGVTGEVVLVPEPVAAASHYASLAVGQALAVYDLGAGTFDVAIVGATQNGFTVLAEDGLPDLGGLDVDQALLEHVGRQVSHRDPAAWQRLLRPVSTADRRARRALQEDVRAAKESLSRHAHTEVPMPEPFEDVLVNRSDLEALVRPSMLRSAELLASTIRSTGLAPNQLAGIYLVGGSSRIPLVATMIAEQVRVVPTSLDQPETAVALGAHHVPKDGVTPRSQEPARPQEPDTVVTGPVNPVHSGPYQVNPALSGPNPALSGPNPALSGPNPALSGPNPALSGPNPALSGPNPVHSGPYAVNPAVSGPYPVNPALSGPQQFNFPSTSPRARTARKKPSRNVLVAVGAALAVALAGVGGWFAFGGEGVPTAQDCKNDTAQDDKGFTKCLRRLAGTIPDTGTCKAGGTPGVGGVDGIKGTVVSCAVQDDYSVQYVLTETTTGAEQGAVAVVRSLKSDVVEARWAGNGFAGKYQASADGGLGLLVFTVEGRPLLGIVTKSGGEELTADEVADFFESSVQPGA; translated from the coding sequence GTGCGCGTCCTGTCCGTGGACCTGGGCACTTCCAACACCGTCGCGGTGCTCGCCGCGCACGGCAGGCCGCCCCGGGTCGTGGAGGTGGACGGGTCGGCCACCATGCCGTCCGCCGTCTACTGCGAGGAGGACGGCACGCTGGTCGTCGGCCGCGACGCCGAGCGCCGCGCCCGCCTGGACCCGTCCCGCTTCGAGCCCAACCCCAAGCGCCGCGTGGACGACGGCGCGCTGCTGCTGGGCGACAACGTCGTGCCGGTCAGCGACGCGCTGGCCGCCGTGCTGCGCCGCGTGCTCGACGAGACCACCCGCCAGCTCGGCGGCGAGCCCGTCGACGAGATCCGCCTCACGCACCCCGCCCAGTGGGGCCCGACGCGCCGCAACGTGCTGCTGTCCGCGGCCCGGCTGGCGGGCGTCACGGGCGAGGTCGTGCTGGTCCCCGAGCCGGTCGCCGCCGCCTCGCACTACGCGTCGCTGGCCGTCGGCCAGGCCCTGGCCGTGTACGACCTGGGCGCGGGCACGTTCGACGTGGCCATCGTCGGCGCCACCCAGAACGGCTTCACCGTGCTCGCCGAGGACGGCCTGCCCGACCTGGGCGGCCTCGACGTGGACCAGGCGCTGCTGGAGCACGTCGGCCGGCAGGTGTCGCACCGCGACCCGGCGGCGTGGCAGCGGCTGCTGCGCCCGGTGTCCACCGCGGACCGCCGCGCCCGCCGCGCGCTGCAGGAGGACGTGCGGGCCGCCAAGGAGTCGCTGTCGAGGCACGCGCACACCGAGGTGCCGATGCCCGAGCCGTTCGAGGACGTGCTGGTCAACCGGTCCGACCTGGAGGCGCTGGTCCGGCCGAGCATGCTGCGCAGCGCCGAGCTGCTGGCGTCCACGATCCGGTCCACCGGCCTCGCGCCGAACCAGCTCGCGGGCATCTACCTCGTGGGCGGCTCCAGCCGCATCCCCCTCGTCGCCACCATGATCGCCGAGCAGGTGCGGGTGGTGCCGACGAGCCTGGACCAGCCGGAGACCGCCGTCGCGCTCGGCGCGCACCACGTGCCCAAGGACGGCGTCACGCCGCGCTCGCAGGAACCGGCGAGGCCGCAGGAGCCGGACACGGTCGTCACCGGGCCGGTGAACCCCGTGCACAGCGGCCCGTACCAGGTCAACCCGGCGCTCAGCGGGCCCAACCCGGCGCTCAGCGGGCCCAACCCGGCGCTCAGCGGGCCCAACCCGGCGCTCAGCGGGCCCAACCCGGCGCTCAGCGGGCCCAACCCGGCGCTGAGCGGGCCCAACCCCGTGCACAGCGGCCCGTACGCGGTGAACCCGGCGGTCAGCGGCCCGTACCCGGTGAACCCGGCGCTGAGCGGCCCGCAGCAGTTCAACTTCCCCAGCACCTCCCCGCGCGCCAGGACCGCGAGGAAGAAGCCGAGCAGGAACGTGCTGGTCGCGGTGGGCGCGGCCCTCGCGGTGGCGCTGGCGGGCGTCGGCGGCTGGTTCGCGTTCGGCGGGGAGGGCGTCCCCACCGCCCAGGACTGCAAGAACGACACCGCGCAGGACGACAAGGGCTTCACCAAGTGCCTGCGGCGGCTGGCGGGAACGATTCCGGACACCGGTACCTGCAAGGCCGGTGGTACCCCGGGCGTGGGCGGCGTCGACGGCATCAAGGGCACCGTGGTGAGCTGCGCGGTCCAGGACGACTACTCGGTGCAGTACGTGCTGACCGAGACGACCACGGGCGCGGAGCAGGGCGCGGTGGCCGTCGTCCGGTCGCTCAAGAGCGACGTGGTCGAGGCCAGGTGGGCGGGCAACGGGTTCGCGGGCAAGTACCAGGCGTCCGCCGACGGCGGCCTGGGGCTGCTGGTGTTCACCGTCGAGGGCCGTCCGCTGCTGGGCATCGTGACCAAGAGCGGCGGCGAGGAGCTGACCGCCGACGAGGTCGCGGACTTCTTCGAGTCCTCGGTCCAGCCCGGCGCCTGA
- a CDS encoding ATP-dependent helicase has translation MVVVDVLDRFSPATRQWFAGAFAAPTAAQAGAWEAAAEGEHALVIAPTGSGKTLAAFLWALDKLASTPPPDDPKRRCRVLYVSPLKALAVDVERNLRAPLAGIRQAAHRLSLPEPGTTVGMRTGDTPADARRAFARTPPDVLVTTPESLFLVLTSAARESLRGVETVIVDEVHAVAGTKRGAHLALSLERLDALLERPAQRIGLSATVRPVEEVAAFLAGGRAVRVVQPRTAKTIEVRVEVPVEDMSVLGEPTGEVSGSAAGAEQRASIWPAVERRVLELVRRHRSTIVFANSRRLAERLTSRLNELAEEEAELSGAPDLDGAPGADPGRFPAEAVGQSGVTAQRAATIARAHHGSMSREQRVVVEEELKSGRLPCVVATSSLELGIDMGAVDLVVQVEAPPTVASGLQRVGRAGHQVGAVSRGVVFPKFRGDLVSCAVVAERMRDGAIEAVRYPRNPLDVLAQHVVAMVAMETWTVGALAGLVRRAAPFSALPESALHAVLDMLSGRYPSEEFGELRPRITWDRVGGELRGRPGSQRLAVTSGGTIPDRGLFAVMTPASERGPGSRVGELDEEMVYESRVGDTFLLGTSSWRVEDITHDRVVVVPAPGQPARMPFWKGDAPGRPLELGRALGKFLREVSALDRAEAEERTAAAGLDAWATSNLLAYLGEQREATRHVPNDRTVLVERFRDELGDWRLVVHSPFGAQVNAPWALAIAARLRERRGIEVQAAHSDDGIVVRLPDAVDLDGSPVVAGAEDVLLDPEEVDRVVVAEVGGSALFAARFRECAARSLLLPRRDPRRRTPLWQQRQKAAQLLSVAAKYESFPVVLEAMRECLQDVYDVPGLRELMTDIRARRVRVVEVETPSPSPFARSLLFGYVGMFLYEADAPLAERRAAALSLDSTLLAELLGSEAIRELLDPEVVEEVERTLQRLVPDRRARDAEDAADLLRFLGDLTEAEAAERGVRPEWLADLVAQRRAIRVRVAGEDRVIGIEDAGRVRDALGVALPVGVPEAFTEPVADPLGDLLSRYARTRGPFPAARAAERFGLGVAVVTGVLERMAAAGRLVRGELRPGGTHTEYCDSEVLRRLRRASLARLRAEVEPVEPAALGRFLPTWHGVGRRLRAAPTVDDVYSVVEQLAGAPLPASAVESLLLPARLPGYGPALLDELTASGEVTWTGCGSLAGGDGWIALAPTDVADLLLPDLVPEAAPDSPLHTAVVETLAGGALFFRQVVDRVSLQGPTTDGEVVGALWDLVWAGIVTNDTLAPLRALVAGGGTAHAPRRAAPRGRYARMRSGRPDMPSRTGPPTVAGRWSLAVVPATDPTRRAHARAEAFLERHGVLTRGALDTERVTGGFSGVYRVLRAMEESGQVVRGYVVEGLGAAQFAARGAVDRLRALSRPPGQEHAGTPDAVVLAAADPAQPYGAALSWPAPVGEGRHRPGRKSGALVVLVDGVAVLYVERGGRSLLSFTEDEDALHAAARALGRAVRDGWLGHLAVQRADGEVALGSRLADVLQEAGFRATPKGLRLRA, from the coding sequence ATGGTCGTCGTGGACGTCCTCGACCGCTTCTCCCCCGCGACCCGGCAGTGGTTCGCCGGCGCCTTCGCCGCGCCCACCGCGGCGCAGGCGGGCGCGTGGGAGGCGGCGGCCGAGGGGGAGCACGCGCTGGTCATCGCCCCGACCGGCTCGGGCAAGACGCTGGCGGCGTTCCTGTGGGCCCTGGACAAGCTCGCGTCGACGCCGCCGCCGGACGACCCGAAGCGCCGGTGCCGGGTGCTGTACGTCTCACCGCTCAAGGCGCTGGCGGTCGACGTCGAGCGCAACCTGAGGGCGCCGCTGGCGGGCATCCGGCAGGCCGCGCACCGGCTGTCGCTGCCCGAACCGGGCACCACGGTGGGCATGCGCACCGGTGACACCCCGGCGGACGCGCGGCGCGCGTTCGCCAGGACACCGCCGGACGTGCTGGTCACCACCCCCGAGTCGCTGTTCCTGGTGCTCACCTCGGCGGCGCGGGAGTCGCTGCGCGGGGTGGAGACGGTGATCGTCGACGAGGTGCACGCGGTGGCGGGCACGAAGCGCGGCGCGCACCTGGCGCTGTCGCTGGAGCGGCTCGACGCGCTGCTGGAACGCCCGGCGCAGCGCATCGGCCTGTCCGCGACGGTGCGGCCGGTCGAGGAGGTGGCCGCGTTCCTCGCGGGCGGGCGGGCCGTGCGGGTCGTGCAGCCGAGGACGGCGAAGACGATCGAGGTGCGCGTCGAGGTCCCGGTCGAGGACATGTCGGTGCTGGGCGAGCCCACCGGCGAGGTGTCCGGGTCGGCGGCGGGCGCGGAGCAGCGGGCGTCGATCTGGCCGGCGGTGGAGCGGCGGGTGCTGGAGCTGGTGCGGCGGCACCGGTCGACGATCGTGTTCGCCAACTCGCGGCGGCTCGCGGAGCGGCTCACCTCCCGGTTGAACGAGCTCGCCGAGGAGGAGGCGGAGCTGTCGGGCGCGCCCGACCTCGACGGCGCGCCCGGCGCCGACCCCGGCCGGTTCCCGGCCGAGGCGGTCGGCCAGTCCGGCGTCACCGCGCAGCGCGCCGCCACGATCGCCCGCGCCCACCACGGCTCGATGTCGCGCGAGCAGCGCGTCGTGGTCGAGGAGGAGCTGAAGTCCGGGCGGCTGCCGTGCGTGGTGGCCACCTCGTCGCTGGAGCTGGGCATCGACATGGGCGCGGTCGACCTGGTGGTGCAGGTGGAGGCGCCGCCCACGGTCGCGTCCGGGTTGCAGCGCGTCGGCCGCGCGGGTCACCAGGTGGGCGCGGTGTCGCGCGGGGTGGTGTTCCCCAAGTTCCGGGGCGACCTGGTGTCGTGCGCGGTGGTCGCGGAGCGGATGCGGGACGGCGCGATCGAGGCCGTGCGGTACCCGCGCAACCCGCTCGACGTGCTCGCGCAGCACGTCGTGGCCATGGTGGCGATGGAGACGTGGACGGTCGGGGCGCTGGCGGGGCTGGTGCGGCGGGCGGCCCCGTTCTCGGCGCTGCCCGAGTCGGCGCTGCACGCCGTGCTCGACATGCTGTCCGGCCGGTACCCGAGCGAGGAGTTCGGCGAGCTGCGCCCGCGCATCACGTGGGACCGGGTCGGCGGCGAGCTGCGCGGCCGGCCCGGGTCGCAGCGGCTGGCGGTGACCTCCGGCGGCACCATCCCCGACCGGGGGCTGTTCGCGGTGATGACGCCGGCGTCCGAGCGCGGCCCCGGCTCGCGGGTGGGCGAGCTGGACGAGGAGATGGTGTACGAGTCGCGGGTCGGCGACACGTTCCTGCTCGGCACGTCGTCGTGGCGCGTCGAGGACATCACCCACGACCGCGTGGTCGTGGTGCCCGCGCCCGGCCAGCCCGCGCGGATGCCGTTCTGGAAGGGCGACGCGCCGGGCCGCCCGCTGGAGCTGGGCCGCGCGCTGGGGAAGTTCCTGCGCGAGGTGTCCGCGCTGGACCGGGCCGAGGCGGAGGAGCGCACCGCCGCCGCGGGCCTGGACGCGTGGGCGACGTCGAACCTGCTGGCCTACCTGGGCGAGCAGCGCGAGGCGACCAGGCACGTGCCGAACGACCGCACCGTCCTGGTCGAGCGGTTCCGCGACGAGCTGGGCGACTGGCGGCTCGTCGTGCACTCGCCGTTCGGCGCGCAGGTCAACGCGCCGTGGGCGCTGGCCATCGCGGCGCGGCTGCGCGAGCGGCGCGGCATCGAGGTGCAGGCGGCGCACTCCGACGACGGCATCGTGGTGCGGCTGCCGGACGCGGTGGACCTCGACGGCTCGCCGGTGGTCGCGGGCGCCGAGGACGTGCTGCTCGACCCGGAGGAGGTCGACCGGGTCGTCGTCGCCGAGGTGGGCGGTTCGGCGTTGTTCGCGGCCCGGTTCCGCGAGTGCGCGGCCCGGTCCCTGCTGCTGCCCCGCCGCGACCCGAGGCGGCGCACCCCGCTGTGGCAGCAGCGGCAGAAGGCCGCGCAGCTGCTGTCGGTGGCGGCGAAGTACGAGAGCTTCCCGGTGGTGCTCGAAGCCATGCGCGAGTGCCTCCAGGACGTCTACGACGTGCCGGGGCTGCGGGAGCTGATGACGGACATCCGGGCGCGCCGGGTCCGCGTGGTCGAGGTGGAGACGCCGTCGCCCTCGCCGTTCGCGCGCAGCCTGCTGTTCGGCTACGTCGGCATGTTCCTGTACGAGGCGGACGCGCCGCTGGCCGAGCGGCGGGCCGCCGCGCTGTCGCTGGACTCGACGCTGCTGGCCGAGCTGCTGGGCTCCGAGGCGATCCGCGAGCTGCTCGACCCGGAGGTCGTGGAGGAGGTCGAGCGCACCCTCCAGCGCCTCGTCCCCGACCGGCGCGCGCGCGACGCGGAGGACGCCGCCGACCTGCTGCGGTTCCTGGGCGACCTCACCGAGGCCGAGGCCGCCGAGCGCGGCGTGCGGCCGGAGTGGCTGGCCGACCTGGTGGCGCAGCGCCGGGCGATCCGCGTCCGCGTCGCGGGCGAGGACCGGGTGATCGGCATCGAGGACGCGGGCCGGGTGCGCGACGCGCTGGGCGTGGCCCTGCCCGTGGGCGTGCCCGAGGCGTTCACCGAACCGGTCGCCGACCCGCTGGGCGACCTGCTGTCCCGCTACGCCCGCACCCGGGGCCCGTTCCCGGCGGCGCGGGCGGCCGAGCGGTTCGGCTTGGGCGTCGCGGTCGTCACCGGCGTGCTGGAGCGGATGGCGGCGGCCGGTCGCCTGGTGCGCGGCGAGCTGAGGCCGGGCGGCACGCACACCGAGTACTGCGACTCCGAGGTGCTGCGCAGGCTGCGCCGGGCGTCCCTGGCCCGGCTGCGGGCCGAGGTGGAGCCGGTGGAGCCCGCCGCCCTGGGCCGGTTCCTGCCGACCTGGCACGGCGTGGGCCGCCGGCTGCGCGCCGCGCCCACCGTGGACGACGTCTACTCGGTGGTGGAGCAGCTGGCCGGCGCGCCGCTGCCCGCCAGTGCCGTCGAGTCCCTCCTGCTGCCCGCCCGCCTGCCCGGCTACGGCCCGGCGCTGCTGGACGAGCTGACCGCGTCCGGCGAGGTCACGTGGACGGGCTGCGGCTCCCTCGCCGGCGGCGACGGCTGGATCGCCCTGGCGCCGACGGACGTGGCCGACCTCCTGCTGCCGGACCTGGTCCCCGAGGCCGCGCCCGACTCGCCGCTGCACACCGCCGTGGTCGAGACCCTCGCCGGCGGCGCGCTGTTCTTCCGCCAGGTGGTGGACCGCGTCTCCCTGCAGGGCCCGACGACTGACGGCGAGGTCGTGGGCGCGCTGTGGGACCTGGTGTGGGCGGGCATCGTCACCAACGACACCCTGGCCCCGCTGCGCGCCCTCGTCGCCGGCGGCGGCACGGCCCACGCACCGCGTCGCGCCGCGCCGCGCGGCCGCTACGCCCGGATGCGCTCGGGCAGGCCGGACATGCCCAGCCGCACCGGTCCGCCGACGGTCGCCGGCCGCTGGTCCCTCGCCGTCGTCCCGGCCACCGACCCGACCCGCCGGGCGCACGCCCGCGCCGAGGCGTTCCTGGAGCGCCACGGCGTGCTGACCCGGGGCGCCCTGGACACCGAGCGCGTCACCGGCGGGTTCAGCGGCGTGTACCGGGTGCTGCGGGCGATGGAGGAGTCCGGCCAGGTGGTGCGCGGCTACGTCGTCGAGGGCCTGGGCGCGGCCCAGTTCGCCGCGCGCGGCGCCGTGGACCGCCTGCGCGCCCTGTCCCGCCCGCCGGGCCAAGAGCACGCGGGCACGCCCGACGCCGTCGTGCTGGCCGCCGCCGACCCGGCCCAGCCGTACGGCGCGGCCCTGTCCTGGCCGGCCCCGGTGGGTGAGGGCAGGCACCGGCCGGGCCGCAAGTCCGGCGCCCTGGTCGTCCTGGTCGACGGGGTGGCGGTGCTGTACGTCGAGCGGGGCGGCCGGTCGCTGCTGTCGTTCACCGAGGACGAGGACGCCCTGCACGCCGCCGCGCGGGCGCTCGGCCGCGCCGTGCGCGACGGGTGGCTGGGCCACCTGGCCGTGCAGCGGGCGGACGGCGAGGTGGCGCTGGGCTCGCGGCTGGCGGACGTGCTCCAGGAGGCCGGGTTCCGCGCCACCCCGAAGGGGCTGCGACTGCGGGCGTGA